From a single Lacerta agilis isolate rLacAgi1 chromosome 3, rLacAgi1.pri, whole genome shotgun sequence genomic region:
- the C1D gene encoding nuclear nucleic acid-binding protein C1D has protein sequence MSESDLAGEEYPAEIHDYLSAFDKSLGFVDEMLKTMMSVSRSELLQKLDPLEQAKLDLVSAYTLNSMFWVYLATQGINPKEHPVKQELERIRTYMNRVKEITDKKKAARLDKGAASRFLRSALYEPKPQNKSAKRTPVPAKKKKTH, from the exons ATGTCGGAGAGTGATCTTGCTGGAGAAGAGTACCCAGCAGAGATCCATGATTACCTTTCAGCCTTCGATAAGTCTCTTGGTTTTGTGGATGAGATGTTGAAGACTATGATGTCTGTGTCGAGAAGTGAGCTTCTCCAGAAG CTGGATCCTCTTGAACAAGCAAAATTAGATTTGGTCTCTGCTTACACATTGAATTCGATGTTTTGGG TATATCTCGCCACACAAGGAATTAATCCAAAGGAGCACCCAGTGAAACAGGAGCTG GAGAGAATAAGAACGTATATGAACAGAGTCAAAGAGATAACAGACAAGAAAAAAGCTGCCAGACTGGATAAAGGAGCCGCTTCGAGGTTTCTGCGGAGTGCCCTCTATGAACCCAAACCTCAGAACAAGTCTGCAAAGAGAACTCCCGTTCCagccaaaaagaagaaaacacactag